The Ipomoea triloba cultivar NCNSP0323 chromosome 4, ASM357664v1 DNA segment TTTTGTGGTTGCCTTTGTCATTATAGCTGAAAAATTCTTAATGTCAGAAAGATGCCATTCTCATTTGCTTGTTTTTGTTTGAAGAGTTgtcttcaaaataaacaaataccCTTTCTCTTGTATGCCAGAATATGTAATGCAGAATAATTCTGTCTCaatgtttttgaaaataatactaatgacactttttttactaaatataacttttattaGGTCTTGCCTGTGATGATAGATGTTGGAACTGACAATGAGAATCTTCTGAAGGATCCCTTATGTAAGTATACATCATCTTGTCGTCCGTAAGGGTCTGTTTGGAaacttggaaaatgatttccagaaaatgactcattttccagaaaatattttaattttctgatTTTCTGGTGGTTGGCTAAGTTAGAAAACTATATCTTTTCCTGTTTAgctgaaagttaagaaattgcatttttttctgTTTCGTTCATTTTCGTGAAAATGagcatattatttgttataataataatactaataaattaataataataatatgtggtgatggtgatggtgtggtggtggtggagatggtggtggttgtggtggtgttggtggtagtggtagtggtggtggtgttggtggcaatggtggtggtggcagtggtagtggtggtggcaTTGTGGCAATGGTGGTGTTGTTGGTGGTATTGGTAATTGGTGGCAGTGGTGGTGTGGtagtgatggtgatggtggtaataataataatccgtaaaaaaaaaaaagagagggaaGAGAGTTGGAAAATAAAGaatccggaaaatgttttctgactAAAAGActaggaagacattttctgCCAAATTGGGCCCTTTTTCAGTTGAccagaatgaatattttcctttgactttaaTTTCCTTGAGTAggcaaacactggaaaatctggaaaatgacttccgaaagtCAATTTCCtagtttccaaacggaccctaagtTGATGGAACCACTTTAGATGTGGATATCTCCTCATTTCCCTTgctcaaacattaataaattttttttttcctttgccTATAGATCTGGGATTGCAAGAGCACCGTCTAGATGGAGAGCAATATCTTGAAGTAATTGATGAGTTTATGGAGGCTGTATTTACTCGTTGGCCAAATGTTATTGTACAGGTACCTATTCTTTCTCAATGCTTTTCTCAGTTTTCATAATCATTATCTTCATAAGAGAATAATGTAATGCATTTTGGATACGTTCAGTTTGAAGATTTCCAGAGCAAGTGGGCCTTTAAGCTACTACAACGATATAGGAACAACTACAGAATGTTTAATGATGATGTGCAggtaacctttttttttttttccctgatGACTTATCACACACCGAGTTATACAATATgaagaaggggaaaaaaaaagaaaagaaaaagagaagagaagatgGCATTTCTTGGGATTTGGTTTATAGCTTTCCTTATTgtaacattaataaaaaaaatatggattGCAATATATTAATggatatgtttatattataaaacTTACCTATACAGACCAGATTCAATAAATTGCAAAATGGAATTCCTGAATAAGTTAATTTTATGGTTTTCACTACTAGACCCCTGCTTTTGTTACAGTTTTCCTTTGCTATTTAGGGAACAGCTGGAGTTGCACTTGCCGGGCTTTTAGGAGCTGTAAGAGCACAGGGTAGGGCCATGATTGATTTTCCAAAAATGAGGATTGTGGTTGCTGGTGCTGGAAGGTTAGCACTgatctctttttttctttgttttgtttctttgaaGTCCATATGCAAGTTTATAAATCCGTGATAAAAACTCCAGTGCATCTACATGCATATGCCAATCATTTTCATATTATGATCTATTGGAGAATGTTTTATTTTAGAATTGATCCTGATTGagttattttactattttatggTGGTTTTTGATTAAGTATTGTTTGGCGAGCCTGATCTCCGTATGAGCTGGGTGCACTTTAGATGGCACTGAATATCGTCTAATTTGCAGTGCAAATCCATTAAGTCATGCATGAGAAACTTTGAGTAACTAACAACTGAATTGATTTCTGAATTATCAAAGGATATCTTGCCAGGCAATTGTATTCATCagtttgattttcttcttttatCCTCTCAAAACCTATCATTTTCTTGTTATTTTAGGTTGCTTAACTATTTATTTGCTAGAATGTTTTGAGAATCATCTCTTTTCCTCTACTTTCTGCTTTACTTGGAGGCTATTCTGTTATAAAATCTTAGTCTTGTGTTTCTATAAGCTGGCATTAAAAGGTGCTGCATGCCTGCATTCAAGTAGAATGTATTAATACTGCTAAGACTTTTTGGATAGTACAGTGCAGGAATAGGTGTTCTTAATGCTGCTAGGAAAACTATGGCAAgaatgttaggaaataatgaAGTTGCATTTGAAAGTGCAAGGAGCCAGTTTTGGGTAGTTGATGCCAATGTAAGTCTCTCTCACTCAAGTTCCCCCCCCTCCCTGGGTTGGGAGCATGGGCTGGGATGCTAAGAGTTTTTGATAGTACAGTGCAGGAATTGGTTTGTTTTCTGCACAGttttaataatcaaaataattgtTGATGGATGTTTGCCTGTGAATATAGGGATTGATAACTGAGGCACGGGAAAATGTTGATGAAGATGCTCGGCCATTTGCAAGGAATATGAAAGAAATTGAACGTCAAGGATTGAGGGAAGGTGCAAGTCTTGTGGAAGTGGTAATTACTATTTCAACTATtcataaaagcagaaagtagaCTTCCATTAATCTTCAACATTTGCGTAGAATATTCCTCAAATATTGAGGTCTGGATATTACACATGTTTTCTTTAGCAACTTGTTAGACCTAAAGGCTAAAGCCCATTGGCCTCTTTCATTATGGTATAATTGTCAGTTTGCTTGTTATTGTTCATACAACTTTTGGTTTGTATGCTTTGAAGACATAATTCATGACCAGGTTTTGATCTAGAAAATTGCATTAATGATGACTGTCGCTGGTAGTTGTGATAGAACTTTTGAGCAAAATTTAGGACTACCAAACATGATGCTAGATCTGATGTTGGTCCTCACATATTTCATCATATCTTATACTGATTCTGTGTGTTTATTTTGCTGTGCTTGAATGACAAATGTATTCTGTTTTGAATCAGGTTCGCCAAGTGAAGCCTGATGTACTCCTTGGTTTATCTGCTGTTGGAGGCTTGTTCTCACATGAGGTACACATGCAGTATATAGAGAAATGTTTATGATATGTCTTTTTAGAATTggacaaatataaaatatttgttagcATAAGTTTAGCCAAACACAAAAATGTCTTAAAAACCTCTTTCGATAAGCTCCACCTTGGCCAAACTAGTGTTATGTCTTATATTGAGttacaattttgttttttactttttagatatgttattttcttgtcaatttcctttcctttctgATTCATGTGTTTGATTCCAATGGGTGTCATGATTCTGAGTAATCTTTTCATTGCCCCTCATGATCAATACCTACCAAAAGTTGTGTATCATGTACCTTCTACTGTTTTGCTACCCTCAAGGGGAGCCTTGAGAAATATTTTTTAGCTAGGAATCCTGAGTCCTAGAAAAAAAAAGGCTTCTCTAAATAGGACAACTTTCTGACCACCTATCAACTTTCACACCTTTCAACTCTGAGGTTCCAAATGGAAATGCCATCCTAGGAACAAGTccatcatcatcgtcatcatcatcatcataaatgAAGCTGTTTCTAATTTAGGTTTAATTACTCTGTTTGTCAGTTTGGTCACCCACTCAACCTCACCAAGCCGGAAACTTCTTGTCATGCCTCTATCAATTCAAGGCTGTTTAGCTGCTTACTTTGTCCCTTTTATGTGTTTTATTTCCTTTATCCTTGCCTCTTACTCATATAACGATTTATCAGCATGGCTCCTGTATATTATACCCTATCTTTTGATTGTAATTTGTACTACcaatattaaaatgatttacCATTTTTAGGTACTGGAGGCACTTAAGGAGTCTACTTCTACTAGACCAGCAATCTTTCCCATGTCAAACCCTACCAAAAATGgtatatcaaataaaataaaaattctacaaAGTTGATTTTAGCCTGTTAGCCTTGTGTTCTGATTGCTAATTTTTTTGATTAGCTGAATGCACACCTGAGGAGGCATTTTCCCTTGTTGGTGACAACATTATATTTGCAAGTGGAAGCCCATTTAAAGATGTGGATCTTGGTACGCCAGTTAGCTAATAAGTTTGAATGCATTGCTTAAGTTTTTGCCAAGAATCCTGTGTCACTACAGATGGCAATCATTGTAATAGGATGAAATCTAAGGATCTAGAACAAGTAATTCATAgaagagaaaacaaaaatttcttCATGATATTAGCCTCCTATATAGATATTAACTGCCTGTGAATGTTTCAGGGAATGGACATATTGGCCACTGTAACCAGGCAAATAACATGTTCCTCTTCCCTGGGTGAGCTACCAATCCTCTTGTAGGACTCACGTTGTAGAATAGTGCCCTAATATATCAATCTTATTTAACAATGTTGGCATGTGTTTTAGGATTGGACTTGGGACTCTTCTATCTGGATCTAGGATCGTCTCAGATGGCATGCTGCAGGCAGCAGCTGAACGGTACTTTACTCCCTTCATCTTATTTTAAAAGATTTGTATTTACGCTGatttatgattatgattgcaTGTGGAATTTCTTAAGATCTTGAACCAAAGTGAACCCTTCATTAATTTTATGAGACTCGGTAATCCAAAGCAGGCTCCACTGCAGTGGTATTGAAGCCTTTTTCCCCAGTAAAATTGTGTTAAACTTCCACCCCCCACCCACCCTTCCTGCAATCCCCATTCCTTACCAAAAAGGATATTTATCCTATTCCtgaattaaattgaataattgtTTGAATGAACTGAGTAAACAAAGACAAAAAGAGAAATGTaggaaggtttttttttttttttttttttttggttgtcatGGTTCAAGTTCCATAACCATCACTTTGAATTACAGCCTAGCTGCATATATGACCGAGGAGGAGGTGCATCAAGGCATTATATACCCTTCAATatcaaggtataatttcaaCAATTGTTTGGCAGTTTAAAGTGTATAACTACAATATGATTACTACAGAACACTATTATGTTATTCAAAGTCATTTGCTAATGCATGTTGTGAATATAATTTACTGTCATTTGTCTTTTGCAGAATACGGGATATTACTAAGGAGGTAGCTGCAGCTGTGATTAAGGAAGCAACAATTGAGGGCCTGGCTGAAGGTTACCGGGGAATGGATAGCCGAGACTTAAATCAACTTGACCAGGTATGTGCAGGTTTCTTCTGTTCATATTTCTTTACATTCACCAGCTTTTGTTTCAAATGGTGTTCAATTGTGTTACTTCTCGAGTTGCACTTTTACTAAGGAGAACACGCGAATATAACTTTAGACTTTGACATAAAGACACTGGTGCAACTGTTGTCACTGCAGGAACAAATTCTGGAATTTGTGAAGCACAATATGTGGTCCCCAGACTACCCAAAACtgatttacaagaaagattGATTATCATTTGTCAAAATACAGCTTCACTGGTCATGTAAAGTTTGCGATGGGTTCAGGTGCGTTCTTGTTAATGACCAGAATAATGTTGGTTGGTAGATATCATATCCAGTTATAGAATGTCATGCTAGCATATCACTGTCGCATATTGCTATGATTGAGTCTAAATTATCAGATTCTGTTTCCTCTCCTGTAATTTTATGCATTCGGCAATAAACTGCAATATAGAAACTATGTTGAGTgttaacatttatttttgtatacatttGAAAGTGAACTTGACTTATGTAACCCAATACTACTGCACTACAAAATCTTGTTATAGAGTATGATGATAAAATGCTGAAATGATGTTTTACTATAATTAAATACTGTTGTGTGCAAGTTTATAAACTCATTGGGCACTTAAATTAGAcaaatattaatcaaatattgcCACATAGAGAGGTGAAAGCATGAGGGGAATGTAACATTATTCTTTCAAGTAAATGGTCACATGTTCAAGAATATCATTCCtactttcatttttaatatttgctACCATGTTTATCTGATCTGTAAAAATAGAGGTGTTATCTAATAGTTCATTTTGGATcctctttttaaaaattgttatatatacaagtataaaataaaagtgTAATAATTTTTTGGGCAAGTCAAAAAAAAGCAACCCAAATTTGAATACTAGTGGTTGGTCATGGTCTAATGGTCATCATTCTACACCTACGTCGTTTTCAAACATTTCCCGTTGGGCTGACAAGTGGGCCAGCATTAGCTTTCCAACGGCAACCGACTAACAGCCcaatcacaattttaaaatttaaaagtctaAGAACATTGTAGTTAATTTTGccaaaaccttgtggtctaatggcacccgaTTGCATGGATTCGAGCCTctagccttagt contains these protein-coding regions:
- the LOC116016997 gene encoding NAD-dependent malic enzyme 62 kDa isoform, mitochondrial, encoding MANFSRKMKLSSALLRRWKLQQGVADASHRSTYRSFTTVEGHRPTIVHKRSLDILHDPWFNKGTAFSETERDRLHLRGLLPPNVMSFEQQTERFMADLKRLQVQARDGPSDPNALAKWRILNRLHDRNETLYYKVLIENIEEYAPIVYTPTVGLVCQKYSGLFRRPRGMYFSAADRGEMMSMVYNWPAEQVDMIVVTDGSRILGLGDLGVQGIGIAIGKLDLYVAAAGINPQRVLPVMIDVGTDNENLLKDPLYLGLQEHRLDGEQYLEVIDEFMEAVFTRWPNVIVQFEDFQSKWAFKLLQRYRNNYRMFNDDVQGTAGVALAGLLGAVRAQGRAMIDFPKMRIVVAGAGSAGIGVLNAARKTMARMLGNNEVAFESARSQFWVVDANGLITEARENVDEDARPFARNMKEIERQGLREGASLVEVVRQVKPDVLLGLSAVGGLFSHEVLEALKESTSTRPAIFPMSNPTKNAECTPEEAFSLVGDNIIFASGSPFKDVDLGNGHIGHCNQANNMFLFPGIGLGTLLSGSRIVSDGMLQAAAERLAAYMTEEEVHQGIIYPSISRIRDITKEVAAAVIKEATIEGLAEGYRGMDSRDLNQLDQEQILEFVKHNMWSPDYPKLIYKKD